A section of the Triticum dicoccoides isolate Atlit2015 ecotype Zavitan chromosome 7A, WEW_v2.0, whole genome shotgun sequence genome encodes:
- the LOC119330747 gene encoding protein ROOT INITIATION DEFECTIVE 3-like isoform X1, with translation MAPPSQLVLAASSTDAGVAAWDLRTGAEAIRHRPCASRPRAIAAVAGRFLAAAQVAAGNSAPIHYYHWDKPQVAVKSFPAEPIRALIADPEGNYLIGGGVSGDIFFWEVASGELLVRWHAHYRDVRCLALYDMLLVSASEDGNIKVWDLLTMLDEQSRFEAKTPYLYNFNQHTLPVTDIACFHGAIALSSSEDRTCKIWSLSEGRMLRSISFPAIIDSVEIDPRSHIFYAGGRDGKIYVTAMGVDVSSQGRDDLSILGILDDHSKAVTSLTSSTDGLLLVSGSEDGNVRVWDTRSQQVTRKFKHSQGPVTNVLIVTPKRLNLPPLQPLRKVCAASGEVEPRAVILPNPENDVHIAGNLSSNLLEQLLDAQQQHGNSRLFDSGVSTLNGVPNQQGTEWRSKYLELQDLFVHEVLGDMPS, from the exons ATGGCGCCGCCGTCGCAACTGGTGCTTGCGGCCTCCTCCACCGACGCCGGCGTGGCCGCGTGGGACCTCCGCACGGGGGCCGAGGCCATCCGCCACCGCCCCTGCGCCTCCCGGCCACGTGCCATCGCTGCCGTCGCCGGccgcttcctcgccgccgcccaagTCGCCGCCGGCAACTCCGCCCCCATCCACTACTACCACTGGGACAAG CCTCAGGTGGCTGTGAAGAGCTTCCCCGCCGAGCCAATCCGCGCGCTCATTGCTGATCCAGAGGGGAACTATCTCATCGGCGGCGGTGTGTCCGGTGACATATTCTTTTGGGAG GTGGCTAGTGGAGAGCTGCTTGTCCGATGGCATGCTCACTATCGTGATGTTAGGTGCCTAGCCCTGTATGACATgttgcttgtctcggcgtccgagGATGGGAACATCAAAGTTTGGGATCTGCTCAC GATGCTTGATGAGCAATCAAGGTTTGAGGCAAAGACACCATACCTATACAACTTTAATCAGCACACACTTCCTGTAACTGATATTGCTTGTTTTCATGGAGCAATTGCTTTGTCATCTTCAGAGGATCGTACATGTAAA ATATGGAGTCTATCAGAGGGCAGAATGCTGAGAAGTATTTCATTTCCTGCTATCATTGATTCTGTCGAAATAGACCCAAGAAGTCATATTTTCTATGCTGGTGGTAGAGATGGAAAGATATATGTTACTGCTATGGGTGTTGATGTCTCCTCTCAGGGCCGTGATGATTTGTCTATTCTTGGTATTCTGGATGACCACAG CAAGGCGGTAACGAGCTTAACATCAAGTACAGATGGCCTTCTACTAGTCTCTGGTTCGGAGGATGGTAATGTTCGGGTTTGGGATACCAGAAGTCAGCAAGTAACCCGGAAATTCAAACACTCCCAAG GTCCAGTAACTAATGTTCTCATAGTAACACCCAAAAGATTAAATCTGCCACCTTTACAACCATTGCGTAAAGTGTGTGCAGCGAGTGGCGAAGTTGAACCACGGGCTGTAATTCTGCCCAACCCTGAAAATGATGTTCATATTGCTGGAAATCTCAGCTCTAACCTTCTAGAGCAGCTCTTGGATGCACAGCAG CAGCATGGCAATTCTAGGTTATTTGATTCTGGGGTGAGCACTCTGAATGGCGTACCAAACCAACAGGGTACAGAATGGAGAAGTAAATACCTAGAGTTGCAGGATCTCTTTGTGCATGAGGTTCTTGGTGATATGCCATCTTAA
- the LOC119330747 gene encoding protein ROOT INITIATION DEFECTIVE 3-like isoform X2, with product MAPPSQLVLAASSTDAGVAAWDLRTGAEAIRHRPCASRPRAIAAVAGRFLAAAQVAAGNSAPIHYYHWDKPQVAVKSFPAEPIRALIADPEGNYLIGGGVSGDIFFWEVASGELLVRWHAHYRDVRCLALYDMLLVSASEDGNIKVWDLLTMLDEQSRFEAKTPYLYNFNQHTLPVTDIACFHGAIALSSSEDRTCKIWSLSEGRMLRSISFPAIIDSVEIDPRSHIFYAGGRDGKIYVTAMGVDVSSQGRDDLSILGILDDHSKAVTSLTSSTDGLLLVSGSEDGNVRVWDTRSQQVTRKFKHSQGPVTNVLIVTPKRLNLPPLQPLRKVCAASGEVEPRAVILPNPENDVHIAGNLSSNLLEQLLDAQQHGNSRLFDSGVSTLNGVPNQQGTEWRSKYLELQDLFVHEVLGDMPS from the exons ATGGCGCCGCCGTCGCAACTGGTGCTTGCGGCCTCCTCCACCGACGCCGGCGTGGCCGCGTGGGACCTCCGCACGGGGGCCGAGGCCATCCGCCACCGCCCCTGCGCCTCCCGGCCACGTGCCATCGCTGCCGTCGCCGGccgcttcctcgccgccgcccaagTCGCCGCCGGCAACTCCGCCCCCATCCACTACTACCACTGGGACAAG CCTCAGGTGGCTGTGAAGAGCTTCCCCGCCGAGCCAATCCGCGCGCTCATTGCTGATCCAGAGGGGAACTATCTCATCGGCGGCGGTGTGTCCGGTGACATATTCTTTTGGGAG GTGGCTAGTGGAGAGCTGCTTGTCCGATGGCATGCTCACTATCGTGATGTTAGGTGCCTAGCCCTGTATGACATgttgcttgtctcggcgtccgagGATGGGAACATCAAAGTTTGGGATCTGCTCAC GATGCTTGATGAGCAATCAAGGTTTGAGGCAAAGACACCATACCTATACAACTTTAATCAGCACACACTTCCTGTAACTGATATTGCTTGTTTTCATGGAGCAATTGCTTTGTCATCTTCAGAGGATCGTACATGTAAA ATATGGAGTCTATCAGAGGGCAGAATGCTGAGAAGTATTTCATTTCCTGCTATCATTGATTCTGTCGAAATAGACCCAAGAAGTCATATTTTCTATGCTGGTGGTAGAGATGGAAAGATATATGTTACTGCTATGGGTGTTGATGTCTCCTCTCAGGGCCGTGATGATTTGTCTATTCTTGGTATTCTGGATGACCACAG CAAGGCGGTAACGAGCTTAACATCAAGTACAGATGGCCTTCTACTAGTCTCTGGTTCGGAGGATGGTAATGTTCGGGTTTGGGATACCAGAAGTCAGCAAGTAACCCGGAAATTCAAACACTCCCAAG GTCCAGTAACTAATGTTCTCATAGTAACACCCAAAAGATTAAATCTGCCACCTTTACAACCATTGCGTAAAGTGTGTGCAGCGAGTGGCGAAGTTGAACCACGGGCTGTAATTCTGCCCAACCCTGAAAATGATGTTCATATTGCTGGAAATCTCAGCTCTAACCTTCTAGAGCAGCTCTTGGATGCACAGCAG CATGGCAATTCTAGGTTATTTGATTCTGGGGTGAGCACTCTGAATGGCGTACCAAACCAACAGGGTACAGAATGGAGAAGTAAATACCTAGAGTTGCAGGATCTCTTTGTGCATGAGGTTCTTGGTGATATGCCATCTTAA